The Sulfitobacter sp. SK011 genome has a window encoding:
- a CDS encoding 1-acyl-sn-glycerol-3-phosphate acyltransferase, with protein MLQWVRSILYIVQATVMMPVVGLLYAPWAMFSLNGAYAACKAYSRWCIWTARWLIGLRCEVHGTVPQGEVLVAAKHQSFLDIMMIFNALPRAKFIMKKEILYTPIIGQYAKRMNMVAVDRGKRGKAITKMLEDVKSGRIEAGQLVIYSQGTRVAPGVSAPYKAGTAALYEQMAQPCVPVATNAGYFWPRRGLYRRPGLAVVEFLEPIRTGLTKEAFMAELETKVESASDTLLRDAGWTPVDATPR; from the coding sequence ATGCTGCAATGGGTGCGGTCGATCCTCTATATCGTGCAGGCAACAGTGATGATGCCTGTGGTTGGCTTGCTTTATGCCCCTTGGGCGATGTTCTCGCTTAACGGCGCATATGCAGCCTGCAAAGCCTATTCGCGATGGTGCATCTGGACGGCGCGCTGGCTGATCGGACTGCGCTGTGAAGTGCATGGGACTGTGCCGCAGGGCGAAGTGCTGGTGGCTGCAAAGCACCAGTCATTTCTTGATATCATGATGATTTTCAACGCCTTGCCGCGTGCGAAATTCATCATGAAAAAGGAAATCCTTTATACACCTATTATTGGTCAATACGCCAAGAGGATGAACATGGTGGCGGTGGACCGTGGCAAACGCGGCAAAGCCATCACCAAGATGCTGGAAGATGTGAAATCTGGCCGTATCGAGGCGGGACAGTTGGTGATCTATTCGCAAGGCACCCGTGTGGCACCTGGTGTGAGCGCGCCCTACAAGGCGGGCACCGCAGCACTTTACGAACAGATGGCACAACCCTGCGTCCCGGTGGCCACCAATGCCGGGTATTTCTGGCCCCGCCGTGGACTATATCGTCGTCCCGGCCTCGCCGTGGTTGAGTTTTTGGAACCCATTCGGACCGGCCTCACAAAAGAAGCATTCATGGCAGAACTGGAAACCAAGGTTGAAAGTGCGTCTGATACGCTGCTGCGCGATGCAGGATGGACACCAGTTGATGCGACACCTAGATGA
- the argH gene encoding argininosuccinate lyase, with translation MTDTTSNKMWGGRFAAGPDAIMEAINASIGFDKRMAAQDIAGSRAHAAMLAATGILTDSDAKAIREGLLTILSEIEGGTFEYSTALEDIHMNVEARLKEVIGEPAGRLHTGRSRNDQVATDFKLWVRDQFDAAEAGLIALLQALLGQAEAGADWVMPGFTHLQTAQPVTWGHHMMAYVEMFGRDLSRMRDARKRMNECPLGAAALAGTSFPIDRDMTAQALGFDRPSANSLDAVSDRDFALEFLGAGSICAMHLSRFAEELVIWSSAQFRFVALSDRFSTGSSIMPQKKNPDAAELIRAKVGRIFGANTALMMVMKGLPLAYSKDMQEDKEQVFDAADNLMLALAAMEGMVRDMNAQRENLAAAAGSGFSTATDLADWLVRVLGLPFRDAHHITGTLVAMAEGQGCDLPDLTLDQMKSAHVDITSDVFDVLGVENSVNSRMSYGGTAPAQVRAQVARWKGILA, from the coding sequence ATGACTGACACGACCTCAAACAAAATGTGGGGTGGCCGTTTCGCCGCCGGGCCGGACGCGATCATGGAGGCAATTAACGCCTCGATCGGGTTTGACAAGCGGATGGCCGCACAAGACATCGCAGGGTCGCGCGCCCATGCCGCCATGTTGGCCGCCACAGGCATCCTCACTGATAGCGATGCCAAAGCGATACGGGAAGGGTTGCTCACGATCTTGTCAGAGATCGAAGGCGGGACATTTGAGTATTCCACCGCCCTTGAAGACATTCACATGAATGTCGAGGCGCGCCTGAAAGAGGTGATCGGCGAACCGGCCGGGCGTTTGCACACAGGTCGGTCGCGCAACGATCAGGTCGCGACAGATTTTAAACTTTGGGTGCGTGATCAGTTTGATGCCGCCGAGGCGGGACTTATCGCGCTGCTCCAAGCCCTGCTTGGTCAGGCCGAGGCAGGTGCGGATTGGGTGATGCCGGGGTTCACGCATTTGCAGACGGCGCAACCGGTTACATGGGGCCATCACATGATGGCCTATGTCGAAATGTTTGGCCGCGACCTGAGCCGCATGCGCGATGCGCGCAAACGGATGAATGAATGCCCCTTGGGAGCCGCCGCGCTGGCGGGCACGTCCTTTCCCATCGACCGGGACATGACCGCACAGGCGCTGGGGTTTGACCGCCCGTCTGCCAATTCGCTGGACGCCGTCAGCGACCGTGATTTTGCGCTCGAATTTCTGGGTGCGGGCAGCATCTGTGCCATGCACCTGAGCCGCTTTGCGGAGGAATTGGTGATCTGGTCGTCGGCACAGTTTAGATTTGTGGCGCTGTCGGATCGGTTTTCAACCGGGTCCAGCATCATGCCGCAGAAAAAGAACCCCGATGCGGCGGAGCTGATCCGCGCCAAGGTCGGGCGCATTTTCGGTGCCAATACAGCGTTGATGATGGTGATGAAGGGCCTGCCGCTGGCCTATTCCAAGGACATGCAAGAAGACAAAGAACAGGTTTTTGACGCCGCTGACAACCTCATGCTGGCACTGGCCGCAATGGAGGGCATGGTGCGGGACATGAACGCGCAGCGTGAAAATCTGGCGGCGGCGGCGGGCAGTGGATTTTCCACCGCCACTGATCTGGCTGATTGGCTGGTCCGGGTGCTGGGCCTGCCGTTTCGCGATGCGCACCACATCACCGGGACGCTGGTTGCAATGGCAGAAGGCCAGGGTTGTGATCTGCCTGATCTGACGCTGGATCAGATGAAATCAGCACATGTGGATATCACCAGCGACGTTTTTGACGTCTTAGGCGTGGAAAATTCGGTAAACTCGCGTATGTCTTATGGGGGAACGGCCCCTGCCCAAGTGCGGGCGCAGGTCGCAAGGTGGAAAGGTATTTTGGCATGA
- a CDS encoding cell division ATP-binding protein FtsE, which yields MIELENVAYSYGGGELLSDIALKLAPGSFHFLTGPSGAGKTTLMKLCYGALLPTAGHVRLFGADVRGLDRDDIAMVRRRVGVVHQDVKFLDHLDVSDNISLPLTVSGRHAEAGGEDLQELMSWVGLTNRADALPPELSGGERQRAALARAVIMSPDVVLADEPTGNIDWEMSERLLRLLIELNKMGKTVLIATHDLSLIRATKAHVQARVLRIANRRIQLAGADL from the coding sequence GTGATCGAACTGGAAAATGTGGCGTATAGCTATGGCGGCGGTGAGTTGCTGTCAGATATTGCGCTGAAACTTGCGCCGGGCTCTTTTCATTTCCTGACCGGGCCTTCGGGTGCCGGCAAGACGACGCTGATGAAGCTCTGTTATGGTGCATTGCTGCCAACCGCGGGCCATGTCCGGTTGTTTGGTGCGGACGTGCGCGGGCTTGACCGGGACGATATCGCGATGGTGCGTCGTCGGGTTGGTGTTGTACATCAAGATGTTAAGTTCCTTGATCATCTGGACGTGTCAGACAACATATCGCTGCCCTTAACGGTATCTGGCCGTCATGCCGAGGCAGGGGGCGAGGATTTGCAGGAACTGATGTCGTGGGTTGGCCTGACCAATCGCGCGGATGCATTGCCACCCGAATTGTCGGGCGGTGAACGGCAACGCGCGGCATTGGCGCGCGCCGTCATCATGTCGCCTGATGTGGTTTTGGCGGATGAACCCACCGGCAACATCGACTGGGAAATGTCAGAGCGTTTGCTGAGGCTGCTGATAGAATTGAACAAGATGGGCAAGACCGTATTGATCGCAACCCATGATTTAAGCCTGATCCGCGCCACCAAGGCGCATGTCCAAGCCCGTGTTTTGCGCATTGCAAACCGCCGCATTCAATTGGCGGGGGCAGATCTGTGA
- a CDS encoding DUF2834 domain-containing protein yields MSILRMTYLALAVWGAIHPMYYFVQWFRTNGFDIMAMVDAWHANAASSGLVWDLTIAAITLTVWILAEVAVRRNWRALIAIPATFCIGVSCGLPLYLFLRTAPVR; encoded by the coding sequence ATGTCGATATTGCGCATGACATACCTTGCCCTGGCGGTCTGGGGTGCGATCCATCCAATGTATTATTTCGTACAATGGTTCCGGACCAATGGCTTTGACATTATGGCGATGGTCGACGCGTGGCACGCAAACGCGGCGTCAAGCGGGCTGGTCTGGGACCTGACCATTGCGGCCATCACCTTGACAGTGTGGATCCTGGCCGAGGTCGCTGTGCGGCGCAATTGGCGGGCCCTGATTGCCATCCCCGCCACGTTCTGTATTGGGGTAAGCTGTGGTCTGCCGCTTTACCTTTTCTTGCGGACGGCACCGGTTCGTTAG
- a CDS encoding pyridoxamine 5'-phosphate oxidase family protein, with protein sequence MRHLDDLRELEALYGQPGAPALRKVADRLTPLYRKWIMSSKLCVLSTIGPGGTDGSPRGDDGPVVMELDAHRLAMPDWRGNNRLDSLRNIVADGRLSCLFLVPGSNNVVRVNGRGFVTDDADLRARFDKGGRQPATVIVIEIAEIYTQCARALMRAGAWAGVDESTSLPSVGEILAEMTSGEEGGAPYDDAWGARAAKTMW encoded by the coding sequence ATGCGACACCTAGATGATTTAAGAGAACTTGAGGCGCTCTATGGCCAACCCGGGGCACCCGCCCTGCGCAAGGTGGCGGATCGACTGACACCGCTCTACCGCAAGTGGATCATGTCCTCAAAGCTCTGTGTGCTCAGCACAATAGGTCCGGGTGGCACCGATGGGAGCCCCCGTGGTGATGACGGCCCTGTGGTCATGGAACTGGATGCGCATCGGCTTGCGATGCCCGACTGGCGCGGCAACAACCGATTGGACAGCCTGCGCAATATCGTGGCGGATGGAAGGTTGTCCTGCCTGTTTTTGGTGCCGGGATCAAACAATGTCGTGCGGGTCAACGGGCGCGGGTTTGTCACCGATGATGCGGACCTGCGCGCCCGTTTCGACAAGGGCGGTCGCCAACCCGCAACTGTGATTGTGATTGAAATTGCCGAAATTTATACTCAATGCGCCCGCGCCTTGATGCGCGCAGGGGCTTGGGCCGGCGTCGACGAAAGTACCAGCCTTCCCAGTGTCGGTGAAATACTCGCCGAAATGACCAGTGGCGAAGAGGGCGGTGCACCTTATGATGACGCATGGGGCGCTCGGGCGGCCAAGACGATGTGGTAA
- a CDS encoding zinc-ribbon domain-containing protein, with translation MRLICPNCDAQYEVPDEVMPTDGRDVQCSNCGQTWFQHHPDNAPEEDQDRSVDVDAPAPDEEISPPPPPMPRPAEPQRKQLDPAVADILRQEAEAEHEARRKRQSETLESQPDLGLDSSDKNDSVDSEDRRTRQAQERMARMRGEPKPEPVSDSSVMAAAISSRRDLLPDIEEINSTLRTGNTRNGVGGENGPEIEAPTTRKRKRGFRKGFLLMILLFAIMLAVYSFAPQIAKAVPQTDPYLSGYVAWVDRMRLGLDGYVQSILSWLDTMASASGG, from the coding sequence ATGCGGCTCATCTGTCCAAATTGCGATGCCCAGTACGAAGTCCCCGACGAAGTCATGCCGACGGATGGACGGGACGTGCAATGTTCAAATTGCGGGCAAACCTGGTTTCAGCATCATCCCGACAACGCGCCTGAGGAAGATCAAGACCGCAGCGTCGATGTGGATGCCCCCGCACCGGACGAAGAGATTTCCCCGCCACCACCGCCAATGCCGCGTCCAGCCGAACCTCAGCGCAAGCAACTTGATCCTGCGGTCGCCGATATTTTGCGACAGGAAGCAGAGGCCGAACATGAGGCGCGGCGCAAGCGGCAATCCGAAACATTGGAAAGCCAGCCAGATCTGGGACTGGACAGCAGCGACAAAAATGACAGCGTCGATAGCGAAGACCGCCGTACCCGGCAGGCTCAGGAACGTATGGCGCGGATGCGTGGCGAACCAAAACCGGAACCGGTATCAGATTCGTCTGTGATGGCGGCGGCGATTTCGTCCCGGCGCGATCTGTTGCCTGATATAGAAGAGATCAACTCGACCTTGCGCACCGGAAACACCCGCAACGGCGTTGGGGGCGAAAACGGACCTGAGATCGAAGCGCCCACAACACGAAAGCGAAAGCGCGGCTTTCGCAAGGGCTTTTTGCTCATGATCTTGTTGTTCGCGATCATGCTGGCGGTCTATTCGTTCGCGCCGCAGATCGCCAAAGCCGTGCCGCAGACCGATCCGTATTTGTCGGGCTATGTCGCCTGGGTGGATCGGATGCGACTGGGGCTGGACGGTTATGTGCAATCGATCCTGAGTTGGCTTGACACGATGGCCTCCGCATCAGGCGGTTAA
- a CDS encoding ABC transporter permease, with protein MVGDRHADRVVPPSGFTAQLTLFAAAAMAFLAVFALALSLASGRLAQRWGDELARSATIRIVAPLDQRAAQTDAALRILETTKGVATARALTDAEQQALLAPWFGPELALDTLPVPRLIEVIENSEGLDATGLRLRLSAEVPGAILDDHARWRAPLIKAATRLRILGWLSILLIGAAVAAMITLAAHAALAANAQVIAVLRLVGATDDYIAQAFIRRFTLRALLGAAAGTTLGMIAVLLMPSAAEEAGFLTGLGLQGWHWLLPLLIPFLAGAVAFIATGAAARRTLRELA; from the coding sequence ATGGTGGGCGACCGACATGCGGACCGCGTTGTGCCGCCTTCGGGATTTACGGCACAATTGACCCTTTTTGCCGCCGCCGCGATGGCTTTTTTAGCGGTGTTTGCGCTTGCGCTGTCGCTGGCCTCCGGACGTCTCGCGCAGCGCTGGGGAGACGAGCTGGCACGGTCTGCAACGATCCGAATTGTGGCACCGCTGGATCAACGCGCGGCCCAGACCGATGCTGCTTTGCGCATTCTGGAGACGACCAAAGGTGTTGCCACGGCGCGCGCGCTGACCGACGCGGAACAACAGGCATTACTGGCCCCGTGGTTTGGCCCCGAATTGGCGCTTGATACATTGCCGGTGCCGCGTCTGATTGAAGTGATTGAGAACAGCGAAGGTCTGGATGCCACCGGTCTGCGGTTGCGTCTGTCTGCCGAAGTCCCGGGGGCAATTTTGGATGACCATGCCCGCTGGCGTGCGCCTTTGATCAAGGCGGCAACCCGTTTGCGCATCTTGGGCTGGCTGTCGATCCTGCTAATCGGGGCCGCTGTGGCTGCGATGATTACCCTTGCAGCGCATGCCGCGCTCGCCGCAAATGCCCAGGTTATTGCTGTTTTGCGGTTGGTGGGGGCCACGGATGACTACATTGCACAGGCGTTCATCCGGCGCTTTACCCTGCGCGCCCTTTTGGGCGCTGCGGCGGGTACAACTCTGGGGATGATTGCGGTGCTCCTGATGCCCTCCGCAGCTGAGGAGGCTGGCTTTCTGACCGGGCTGGGCTTGCAGGGATGGCATTGGCTGTTGCCGCTGCTGATCCCGTTTTTGGCTGGGGCTGTGGCGTTTATCGCAACGGGCGCGGCGGCGCGCCGTACTTTGAGGGAGTTGGCATAA
- a CDS encoding DUF4175 domain-containing protein, protein MTSFTPNDLRRGLAILRWPLRLTRVGMLAESLVNALWPMMTVCLMVLAALMLGLQDVVMIEVVWAGAMAAAVAALGALIYALRRFRIPSRSDAMERLDRSLPGRPIQAMMDDQIIGEGDDASMAVWRAHKARMVARATLARPVPADLRVARRDPYALRFVAVLAFAVALLFGSIWRVGSVADMAPGGGGLANGPVWEGWAEPPRYTGKPTLYLNDLAEGAIDLPNGTLITLRFYGQVGALTLSETVSGRTSDVPAASDAAQDFTVLQDGTIAVDGPGGRRWDIAVVEDLAPEVDVLGPPEVSALGEMRLPFAARDDYGVEAGEARIILDLAAVDRRYGLSLDPEPRSEVIVALPTPIAGDRADFEENLTDDFSKHPWANLPVKISLSVLDAAEQQGDAVPTDIILPGRRFFDPTAAAVIEMRRDLLWSRANAPRMAQVLRAVSYRPQDLFRSETTALRLRKVIRQLEIHARFGLSDDVQEQLAEDMWGLAIELEEGVLADALERMRRAQDRLNEAIKNGASKEEIAELMDELRRATEDYLDQLQRQQAQEQDRNGTDEPDRQQGDGMQMTQDDLQRMMDHIQELMEQGRMAEAEQALKELQELLENMRVTEGQPGQGGKSPGEQAMEGLSDTLREQQGLSDQAFRDLQEQFNPNAQAGENDGNEGRNGGQGRGQSHEGQNGQGQGSGEQQGQGQGQNTPVPEGGEQGEGFGKGEDGLADRQEALRDELRRQQGRLPGQGTPEVDAAREALDRAGRAMDEAEDALRNGDLAEAIDNQAQAMEALREGMRSLADAMDQQENQQPGQGTAPSERRAEAQDPLGRDREGSSSNGAPDGKLRQGPGGAGTARKLLDEIRRRSGETQRPEVERDYLKRLLDEF, encoded by the coding sequence ATGACCTCATTTACCCCCAACGATCTGCGGCGCGGGCTGGCGATTTTGCGCTGGCCGTTGCGGTTGACGCGGGTGGGTATGTTGGCGGAAAGTCTGGTCAATGCGCTTTGGCCCATGATGACCGTCTGCCTGATGGTTCTGGCCGCGTTAATGTTGGGCCTGCAAGATGTTGTGATGATCGAAGTGGTCTGGGCGGGTGCGATGGCCGCTGCTGTCGCAGCTTTGGGTGCGCTTATCTATGCCTTGCGTCGGTTCCGCATACCGTCACGCAGCGACGCGATGGAGCGGTTGGATCGCAGTCTGCCGGGGCGTCCTATTCAGGCGATGATGGATGACCAGATCATTGGCGAAGGGGATGATGCGTCAATGGCGGTCTGGCGTGCGCATAAAGCACGTATGGTTGCACGTGCAACCCTTGCGCGCCCGGTGCCTGCGGACCTGCGGGTCGCGCGCCGCGACCCCTATGCGTTGCGATTTGTGGCCGTCTTGGCCTTTGCGGTTGCGCTTTTGTTTGGATCAATCTGGCGGGTCGGATCGGTGGCTGACATGGCTCCGGGCGGCGGCGGGCTTGCGAACGGTCCGGTTTGGGAAGGCTGGGCAGAACCGCCGCGCTATACTGGCAAGCCAACACTTTATCTCAATGATCTGGCCGAAGGGGCCATCGATCTGCCCAATGGGACACTGATCACGTTGCGGTTTTACGGCCAGGTCGGTGCGCTGACCCTGTCTGAAACCGTTTCGGGCCGCACCTCAGATGTACCCGCCGCTTCTGATGCCGCTCAGGATTTTACGGTTTTGCAAGATGGGACAATCGCTGTTGATGGCCCCGGCGGGCGCCGTTGGGATATCGCAGTGGTCGAGGATCTGGCACCGGAAGTCGACGTGCTTGGCCCACCTGAAGTTTCCGCACTTGGCGAAATGCGGCTGCCTTTTGCGGCGCGTGACGATTACGGCGTCGAAGCGGGCGAGGCGCGGATCATTCTTGATCTGGCAGCGGTTGACCGGCGTTATGGTCTGAGCCTTGATCCCGAACCCCGGTCTGAGGTGATCGTGGCACTGCCGACCCCAATTGCAGGTGACCGTGCGGATTTTGAAGAAAATCTAACCGATGATTTCTCAAAGCACCCTTGGGCGAACCTGCCGGTCAAAATCAGCCTCTCGGTTCTGGATGCGGCGGAACAACAAGGTGATGCGGTGCCAACTGACATCATCCTGCCGGGACGCAGGTTTTTTGATCCGACAGCGGCAGCAGTCATTGAAATGCGTCGCGATCTTCTGTGGTCACGGGCCAATGCACCACGCATGGCACAGGTATTGCGGGCTGTTTCCTATCGGCCGCAAGACCTGTTTCGTTCAGAAACGACTGCATTGCGTCTGCGCAAAGTGATCAGGCAGTTGGAAATTCACGCCCGGTTTGGGCTGAGCGATGATGTGCAGGAACAATTGGCGGAAGACATGTGGGGCCTCGCAATTGAGCTTGAAGAAGGCGTCTTGGCTGATGCGTTGGAACGGATGCGCCGGGCGCAGGACCGCCTGAACGAAGCGATCAAGAACGGTGCCTCAAAGGAAGAGATTGCCGAATTGATGGACGAGTTGCGCCGCGCGACCGAAGATTACTTAGACCAGTTGCAACGCCAGCAGGCGCAGGAACAGGACCGCAACGGTACCGATGAGCCGGACCGGCAACAGGGCGATGGCATGCAGATGACCCAGGACGACCTGCAACGCATGATGGATCACATTCAGGAATTGATGGAACAAGGCCGCATGGCTGAGGCCGAACAGGCGCTCAAAGAACTGCAAGAGTTGCTGGAAAACATGCGCGTCACCGAAGGTCAGCCCGGCCAAGGTGGAAAATCGCCCGGCGAACAGGCGATGGAAGGCCTGTCGGACACCCTGCGCGAACAACAAGGTCTGAGCGATCAGGCGTTCCGCGACCTGCAAGAACAGTTCAACCCCAATGCGCAGGCAGGTGAAAACGATGGCAACGAAGGCCGCAATGGTGGCCAGGGTCGCGGCCAGAGCCATGAGGGCCAGAATGGCCAGGGACAGGGCAGTGGTGAACAGCAAGGCCAAGGTCAGGGTCAGAATACTCCTGTCCCCGAAGGCGGAGAACAAGGCGAAGGCTTTGGCAAAGGCGAGGATGGCCTTGCCGACCGTCAGGAAGCCCTACGCGATGAACTGCGGCGTCAACAGGGACGCCTGCCCGGACAAGGAACACCAGAGGTCGATGCCGCCCGCGAGGCGCTGGACCGTGCAGGACGCGCCATGGACGAAGCAGAGGATGCGCTGCGAAATGGGGATCTGGCTGAGGCAATTGACAATCAGGCGCAAGCCATGGAAGCGCTGCGCGAAGGAATGCGGTCCCTTGCCGATGCGATGGACCAGCAAGAGAACCAACAACCGGGCCAGGGCACAGCACCTTCGGAGCGTCGCGCCGAAGCTCAGGATCCATTGGGGCGTGATCGCGAGGGGTCAAGCAGCAACGGAGCGCCGGATGGCAAACTGCGCCAAGGACCGGGCGGCGCAGGGACCGCGCGCAAGTTGCTTGATGAAATCCGCCGTCGGTCAGGTGAAACACAGCGACCAGAGGTCGAGCGCGACTATCTCAAACGCCTGTTAGATGAATTCTAA
- a CDS encoding TlpA disulfide reductase family protein, whose protein sequence is MKNLVLAFVYTALVTGANTVAAAGADILSLRDGDMKKLIVHETPIATSDAAFDLEDDGGKGSLADYRGKYVLLNFWATWCAPCRKEMPQLEALQKEFGGDMFEVLTIATGRNSPEGITRFFAEAGIDSLPRHQDPKQALASQMGVFGLPITVIMDPEGREVARLRGDADWSSESAKAIIKALVQPDS, encoded by the coding sequence ATGAAGAATTTGGTGTTGGCGTTCGTGTATACGGCCCTTGTGACAGGTGCAAACACCGTTGCTGCTGCGGGCGCGGACATCCTGAGCTTGCGCGACGGGGATATGAAAAAACTGATCGTGCATGAAACACCGATTGCCACATCTGATGCGGCCTTTGATCTTGAGGACGATGGCGGCAAAGGTTCGCTCGCTGATTATCGCGGCAAATATGTGCTGCTCAATTTCTGGGCCACTTGGTGCGCGCCCTGTCGCAAGGAGATGCCGCAATTGGAAGCACTGCAAAAGGAATTCGGCGGCGATATGTTTGAGGTGCTGACCATCGCCACCGGTCGTAATTCACCCGAAGGCATCACCCGCTTTTTTGCCGAGGCCGGTATCGACAGCCTGCCCCGCCACCAAGACCCAAAACAGGCACTGGCCAGCCAGATGGGGGTATTCGGCCTGCCGATCACCGTGATCATGGACCCGGAGGGCCGCGAAGTCGCGCGCCTGCGGGGCGATGCGGATTGGAGCAGTGAAAGTGCAAAGGCCATCATCAAGGCTTTGGTACAGCCGGACAGTTAG
- the lysA gene encoding diaminopimelate decarboxylase, with protein sequence MDHFLYRDGVLHAEDVAVAEIAAAVGTPFYVYSTATLLRHFKLFDEALAGMDHLVCYAMKANSNIAVLRTLAQAGAGMDVVSIGEYLRAKAAGVPGEKIVFSGVGKTADEIRMALQGGIRQFNVESEPEMMVLSKVAQDLGTTAPITIRVNPDVDAKTHAKIATGKSENKFGIPIARAREVYRMAAGLPGLEVIGIDVHIGSQLTDLAPFEQAYLKVAELTETLRADGHTISRLDLGGGLGIPYQHSNAAPPLPMDYGALVKRTLGHLGCEIEIEPGRLIAGNAGLMVSKVIYVKSGEDRDFLILDGAMNDLIRPAMYDAHHDIIAVNEPTPAIEFQPYDIVGPVCESGDTFAKGRMMPPLTAGDLVAFRSAGAYGAVMSSEYNSRPLIPEVLVKDDQFAVIRSRPTFDEMINRDTIPEWL encoded by the coding sequence ATGGATCATTTTCTGTATCGTGACGGTGTGCTGCACGCCGAAGACGTCGCAGTGGCCGAAATTGCAGCGGCGGTTGGCACGCCGTTTTATGTCTATTCGACCGCGACTTTGCTGCGCCATTTCAAGCTTTTTGATGAGGCATTGGCAGGCATGGACCATCTGGTTTGCTATGCAATGAAGGCCAATTCAAACATCGCTGTGCTGCGCACTCTGGCACAGGCCGGGGCGGGCATGGATGTGGTGTCCATCGGGGAGTACCTGCGCGCCAAGGCAGCGGGTGTGCCGGGCGAAAAAATTGTATTTTCCGGTGTGGGCAAAACGGCGGATGAAATCCGCATGGCTTTGCAGGGTGGCATCCGCCAGTTCAATGTCGAAAGCGAGCCCGAGATGATGGTGCTGAGCAAAGTCGCGCAGGATTTGGGGACAACCGCGCCCATCACCATTCGCGTGAACCCGGACGTCGACGCAAAAACCCATGCGAAAATTGCGACGGGAAAATCCGAGAACAAGTTTGGCATTCCCATTGCCCGCGCCCGGGAGGTGTACCGCATGGCGGCGGGTCTGCCCGGTCTTGAGGTGATTGGCATTGATGTCCATATCGGCAGCCAATTGACGGACCTTGCGCCCTTTGAACAAGCCTATCTGAAAGTCGCGGAGTTGACAGAAACACTGCGCGCGGACGGGCATACAATCAGCCGTCTGGATTTGGGCGGCGGCCTTGGCATCCCATACCAGCATTCCAATGCCGCCCCGCCCTTGCCCATGGATTACGGCGCACTGGTCAAGCGGACGCTCGGGCATCTGGGCTGCGAGATTGAGATTGAGCCGGGCCGTCTGATTGCGGGCAACGCCGGCCTGATGGTCAGCAAGGTCATCTATGTCAAATCAGGCGAAGACCGCGATTTTCTGATCCTTGACGGCGCTATGAATGATCTGATCCGTCCGGCAATGTATGACGCCCATCACGATATCATCGCGGTCAATGAACCCACGCCCGCAATTGAATTCCAACCCTATGACATCGTCGGGCCGGTATGCGAATCCGGCGATACATTTGCCAAGGGGCGCATGATGCCGCCCCTGACTGCCGGTGATCTGGTCGCGTTTCGCTCGGCTGGTGCTTACGGTGCGGTGATGAGCAGTGAATATAATTCACGCCCGCTTATCCCCGAAGTTTTGGTGAAAGATGATCAATTTGCGGTTATCCGCTCACGCCCGACCTTTGACGAAATGATAAATCGAGATACCATCCCTGAATGGCTTTGA